One window of Vitis riparia cultivar Riparia Gloire de Montpellier isolate 1030 chromosome 5, EGFV_Vit.rip_1.0, whole genome shotgun sequence genomic DNA carries:
- the LOC117915475 gene encoding uncharacterized protein LOC117915475 isoform X1, with the protein MGCRESKLDVVTGNTISQSKKSNADPKRIAPPETRPDDKSGGLEEAAAEGDDAVMVNGKEGETRELDREREGNEGEEKEKEMERSISRESPNHYFSSRKDNESIDAIAIEERSEYSSPPNEAAGKEINVFSKETTEDSVEEMKAETEKINEEEPRDVKEENFIKESELVTPQTKVLSIE; encoded by the exons ATGGGCTGCAGAGAATCAAAGCTGGATGTAGTCACCGGCAATACCATCTCCCAGAGCAAGAAATCCAATGCCGATCCCAAGCGCATTGCCCCACCGGAAACCCGACCCGATGATAAGAGTGGTGGTTTGGAGGAGGCGGCAGCAGAGGGTGATGATGCTGTGATGGTGAATGGAAAGGAGGGAGAGACCAGAGAATTGGATAGGGAAAGGGAGGGTAACGAGGgggaggagaaggagaaggagatgGAGAGATCCATATCTAGAGAGTCACCAAATCATTATTTCTCGTCCAGAAAGGACAATGAATCCATCGATGCCATTGCTATTGAAGAAAGGTCCGAGTATTCATCGCCACCCAATGAAGCTGCAGGTAAGGAGATTAATGTGTTCAGCAAGGAGACAACAGAGGATAGTGTTGAGGAAATGAAAGCCGAAACAGAGAAAATTAATG AAGAAGAACCCAGAGACGTGAAAGAAGAGAATTTTATCAAAGAATCAGAATTGGTGACACCCCAAACAAAGGTTTTGAGCATTGAATAG
- the LOC117915475 gene encoding uncharacterized protein LOC117915475 isoform X2 encodes MGCRESKLDVVTGNTISQSKKSNADPKRIAPPETRPDDKSGGLEEAAAEGDDAVMVNGKEGETRELDREREGNEGEEKEKEMERSISRESPNHYFSSRKDNESIDAIAIEERSEYSSPPNEAAEEEPRDVKEENFIKESELVTPQTKVLSIE; translated from the exons ATGGGCTGCAGAGAATCAAAGCTGGATGTAGTCACCGGCAATACCATCTCCCAGAGCAAGAAATCCAATGCCGATCCCAAGCGCATTGCCCCACCGGAAACCCGACCCGATGATAAGAGTGGTGGTTTGGAGGAGGCGGCAGCAGAGGGTGATGATGCTGTGATGGTGAATGGAAAGGAGGGAGAGACCAGAGAATTGGATAGGGAAAGGGAGGGTAACGAGGgggaggagaaggagaaggagatgGAGAGATCCATATCTAGAGAGTCACCAAATCATTATTTCTCGTCCAGAAAGGACAATGAATCCATCGATGCCATTGCTATTGAAGAAAGGTCCGAGTATTCATCGCCACCCAATGAAGCTGCAG AAGAAGAACCCAGAGACGTGAAAGAAGAGAATTTTATCAAAGAATCAGAATTGGTGACACCCCAAACAAAGGTTTTGAGCATTGAATAG